The window ACTCCCCCCTGTATTCATTGGGACTATGGGCCCCCTCCCCTCCGGACCGTTCGCGGCGGTCATCCCGGACGCCTCCCGGAGCGGGGCCCGTCGACGCTGACCATGCGCCCTCCCGCGAAGATCTCCATCGAGCAGCCCCGCCGGATGGCCTCGTCCAACCTCTCCGGCTCCGTGCAGACGAACCCGGAGAGGTTGTCGGCGCCGTGTCCGAAGAGGACGGGGGAAAGCGGCACCGTAGGTCCCACCAGAGACACCTTGGCGTCCCGGCAAATCTGCAGGAGGCGCGGCAGCGTCTTGTTGACAAGGGTCATGCCGGTGATGAAGACGTAGTCCTGCTCGGGCAGGATGTACTCGCAGGCGCTGTCGGGGTAGTCGCCCGGCACGGGGTCGCGCTCCAGGATGGAGAGCCGGCACAGCGGCGCTATCAGCTCCTCGATGTGGGGGAAGTGCCCGATGATGGCCACCCTTTTCCCCGCGATCTCGTCGCGGAACGCGTAAAAGGCGTTCTTCTCCGTCCGACTCTCGATGTCGTCCCTCGGCTCGCCGGCCTCCTCGAAGCCGGGGAGTGCCCGGACCCTGTCCCAGGAGTTGTAGTACGCGTTCAGGGCCGCGACGCCCAGGGTGGCCTCCAGAAAATTCCAGGATTTGGACAGGGCCGCCGCGTCCCGCAGCGCCATGCCCGTCAGGGGCCCGCGGTGCAGGCGGCCGGGGCCCCCTCCATGCGTCGTGTGGGCGACGCCGGTGTTTCCGCCCGCGACGACCGTCGTCCACCGGCAGGCGATGTTGTAGGAGCTCACGGCGATGCCGGAAGGGATCCCCGCAATCAGTTCATCGTACAGGCGCCACAAGGCGGCCACCCCTTTCGCAAGGAAACGTCACCGTATTGTTTCAAAAAATATTTCGACGACCCCCCTTCATTATCCCTCGCGGGGCGCAGTAAGGCAACCATGGCGGAGGCCCCCTTGCCCCGCCATGTCCTGTATCCCCGGGCCACCTCGAAGGACGAAAGCAGATCGAGGAGAAGGGCTACGCGAAACCCTTCGACGCGGACCGGCGTCCTGTCACTTCTGCGGCCATCATCATCGATGCGGCAAAACACGAAGCGACGCTGTAAACCTGCGAAAAGAGAAAAGAAAAAAGGGTTCGGGAGAAAATCTCCCGAACCCTTGCCCTCTCTGGAGCCGGCGAACAGATTCGAACTGTTGACCTGCGCATTACGAGTGCGCTGCTCTACCCCTGAGCCACGCCGGCCCTTATGGCGTATGGGAGAAGTCCCCCCCCATAACGGCAAAAAATTTTATCAGATTCCGCACCGTTTGACAATACCCCTCCTTCCCTCCCCCTTTGCCCGGTGAAGCTCACAGGGCCCCCAGCCCCACAAAAATGCTCCCGCCCTCCCAGAGGTCCTCCGACTCCGACACGGGCACGGCGATATGGACATAACGGTCGTGGACGATCAGCTCCCAGCCGGTAAGGGCGCACAACCTCCGCGCCAGGTCGAAAAAGCCGCCGGTCTCGGGCAGCACGGGGGCCACGTCCGCCGCGCAGCCCACCAAATGGCGGCTTCGCGGCGCGCCGCCGACCTCCCGGTTGTGAGCCGTACACCGATACCCCGAGTTGACGCGCACGGGGCCGCCCCAGGCCCTCCGAAGAAGATCCAGCCACAACACCAGAAGCCGGGACGCCCGCCCCTCGCCGCAACAGGGACAGAGGAACTCCTCGGGCATAAAGTACCCCACATCATAACGCATCTCGTTACCCCCCTTCCTCGGCGTCGGGCGCCAGGGGGGAAAAACGGCAGGTCTGGCAGTGCCTCAGCCTTTCGATGGCCTCCCTCAGCCCCCTGAGCTCACGCTCCATCCGCAGCAGCAAAAACGCGGCCACGGCCACCGAAAAGCCGTTCTGGAGCACGGCCTGGACGAACGTCTCCATCCCATCCATCTTGCTTCCCTCATCTCCTTAAAAGTACAGGGGGGCCGGCGCCCCCCTGCTGTCTCGGCACATCGCCGAATCCTCCTCCCCGGCTACCCCAGGTTGATCGGAGTGCTGGTGCTGGCCAGGAACTCCGCCCCGACGATCCCCTTCGGCACATTCTCGTAGATGCTGCCGTCGGCTACGATCCCCTGCATCAGGGCCTTCACCTCGGCCCCCGTGGCGGAACTGCGCGCATAGGGAAACAGCATGGTGACCTTCTTCTCCCCAGCGCCCGAGAACACGAGCTTCAAACGCGTCGCCATAAAACGCTCACCTCCTCTCCTCCGCATCGAACCGATTCCGACCGAACGGGCCCGGCCTCTCCCCTCTCCGGGCCCCTTCCGCCCCTTCCCTACTGCTTCTCCAGCGTGCTGACCTCCGTCCGCTCCATCCGCACCACGGGATACTCCAGCACAGCCGCCAGCAGGTCCGCGACCCTCACGACCGCCTCGGCGTCCGCACCAGGCCTGACCTTGCCCAGGGAACATCCCTTGACGATCATCCTGCCCGTAGCCGCGTTGGTTCCCGCATTCAGCTTCAGCGAGACCCCGCTCCTGTACGCATTCTCGGCAACAGCCATCCTCTCACCTCCCTTCATTGGAATTTCTTCCGCGCTTCCGCGCTCCCGCTTCCCCACCCACCTTCCTCTCCTCCGTTCACCTCCCGCCTAATCGTTATTGTAATATAAGTATATTCGATATTATTATATTGTCAAGGGGCCTTTCAAAAATCACTTTGAGTGCCTGGGAAGCCGGCTTTTTCGCCCCTATCTCGAGCAAACCTGTACATCTTGCTTGTATATAATGGATCAGATATAAATGGCAGAGGCGGAGGGAGGGGTCGGAATGGTGTCGAATATCGCGGATGCGGGGGCTTTTTTCGCCCCGTTCGGGCTTGGGGGACAGGGACGAGAGCTGGTCAGCCTCGTGGGCGGGGGCGGGAAGACGACGCTGCTCCGGGCGCTGGGGAGGTTTCTGTCCCGCAGCGGCACGACGCTCCTGACCACGACGACGAAGGTGGCCCCTAACGATCTGCCCCTGCTCCTCCTGGAGGGGTATGAGGGGCCGGAGGAGGATGTGGAGCGTATCCGTTCCGCGCTTCGGCTCCACTCCCCGCTGCTGGCGGCCCAAAGGCACGTGCGGGAAGGGGACCGGGAGAAGCTGGAGGGCCTTCCCCCCGAGGCGGTCGATCGCCTCTGGAACGGCAAGGCGGCCGATTTCCTGATCTGCGAGGCGGACGGGGCAAGGCACAAGCCTCTGAAGGCCTGGGCCGATTGGGAGCCGCCGATCCCGTCCCGAACGACGCTCCTCTGCGCGGTGCTCGGCGCGGACCGGCTGGGCGAGCCCCTGACGGAGGACTGCGTCCACCGCATGGCGCTGATGACGGAGCGTTTCGGGTTCCGCCCCGGGGATACCCTGACCCCCGACCGGCTGGCGGTCCTGTTGGAGTCCCCCCACGGGTACCTGAAGAACGCACCCCCTGCGGGCAGGAGGATCGTCCTTCTGAACCGCTCCGACCTGCTGCCCCCCGCCCGACTCTACGCCCTGACACGGGACTTTCTGCCCCGAACCGCTCGGCTGCTGAGCTCCTGGGACCTTTTGATCCTGGGCTCCCTGCACGCGCTGCGCGTCGAGGCCATCCTGATGCCGGAGCGGGGCCGATGATCGCCCTGCTTCCCGCCGCGGGGCTGTCGCGCCGCATGGGGACGCAGAAGCTGCTGCTTCCGTTCGGGGCCGGAACGGTCCTGGAGACCGTCATCGGAAACCTGCGCGCCGCCGGGCTGACCCCGATCCTCTGCGTCCTCTCCGAGGCGACGCTCCGGGGACTCCAGCCCCTTGGGGAGGACGTGACGGTACGGATCAACCCGGCCCCGGAACGGGGCTACGCCTCCTCGCTCGCGATCGCCCTCGACGCGCTGGGCAGGGCAGAGCCCGCTTCCCTCCGGGAGGGGCCCTTTTGCCTGATGCTCGGGGACCTGCCGACGGCCCAGGCGCGCGACATGGCGCGGCTGCGAGCGGCCTTCGAGCGCAGGCCGAGCGGATACACCGCATTGGCCCCACGTCGGGACGGCCGGTACGGACACCCGATCTTCCTGGAGGGCATCTGGCGCGGCCGCCTGCGGGCCGCGGCGGGCGACCGGGGCGGGCGCAGCATCCTCGAGGCCCACGAAGGAGAGGTTCTGACGGTGGAGGGGGAGGACGGCTTCTTCGACGACCTGGACACCCCGGAGGACTATCGGAGGGCCTGCCGCCCGCAGGTCTGAGCGGATCCGAACCGAGGACGGCGGCCCCTCACCCCTCCCAAAGCCCTCAGGGGATTGACAGGCCCCCGGTATTGGGGTAAATTATTCACGAAGATAAGTTTGTTTCAACAAACTAATTGAAGGGGGCATGACGGAATGTTCAGGTGGAACGATATGCGGATCCCAAACTTCGGCCTTCCGATATTGGGAGTATTTCTCCTTCTATTTGCCGTAAACTCCAGCCTCGCCTTCGCCATTCTCTTCTTCTGTGCCGTGACCGGCTCGTCCGTGTTCCTCAAGCGGCGGCTTCGACGCTTTTTCCAACATCCAAACACTTTGCAGGAAAATAAAACAACTCGATTTTCTTCTCTGAACGACTTCTCCGAACGACGCCGCAGGCCTGCGGTATAATGGACCTGCCGCGACCGGGAGATCGGGACGCGGCCTCTGGAAACCGAGAGCAACGGCACAACCGAATACTCGAGGCGCAGGTGCCGGCGCACACGCCGGCGAAGAGGGAAGCAGGCGAAATTCCTGCACGGTCCCGCCGCTGTAAGGGGGAGACGGCCCCGAAGGTCACTGGAGCAATCCGGGAAGACCGAGGGGATGCCTTTTCACGTCAACGATCCCGAGTCAGAAGACCTGCCTGGGCCGCGAACGCCAACCCCCTACGGACGATAGGGAGGGTGTGCCGACTTTGCCATGCCTTTTTTTGTGTCAGCGGGCGCTCCTCCACTCCGGACGTGGAGGAGCGTTTTTTGTCGGGACGGCCGGTTTTTTCGCATAGACCGCGGACTCGGAAATGTTAATGTTGAAATGTTTATGTGGAAATGTTTATGTTCTGGAGAGATCGGGAGGCTTTCATGTTCGTAAAGATCCGAAAACGGGACGGCCGTGAGGTGCCGTTCAACGCGGAGAAGATCGCCGGGGCCATTCTGAAGGCCCTGGCCGCGGTCGCGGATGACACGGGGGAGGCGGCCAGGCAGGACACGGCGCTCGCCCTGACGGAACAGGTCGCGGAGCGTATGGAAAAGGAGCTCGCGGGGTGCGTCCCCCAGGTGGAGGAGATCCAGGACATCGTGGAGAACGTCCTCATCGACTCCGGGCACGGGCGCGCGGCCAAGGCCTACATCCTCTACCGCGCCCGCCGCAGCCAGGCGCGCGAGATGAAGAGCCGCCTGATGAACATCTACGAGGACCTGACCTTCCGCGAAGCGCAGGACAACGACCTGAAGCGCGAGAACGCCAACATCGACGGCGACACCGCCATGGGGACGATGCTCCGCTACGGGTCCGAGGGGGCGAAGTACTTCAACGAGATCTTCGTCCTGCGCCCCGAGCACGCGGAGGCGCACCGAAACGGCGACATTCACATCCACGACATGGATTTCCTGACCCTGACGACGACCTGCTGCCAGATCGACATCAAAAAGCTCTTCAAGGGCGGGTTCGGCACGGGGCACGGCACGCTGCGCGAGCCCGCGGGCATCCGCAGCGCGGCGGCCCTGGCCTGCATCGCGCTCCAGTCCAACCAGAACGACCAGCACGGCGGGCAGAGCATCCCCATGTTCGACTTCGCCCTGGCCCCCTACGTCGCCAGGACCTTCAAGGGCCTCTACCGGAAGAACCTGGCCAAGGTCCTCGGGATGCTGCCCGACGCGGACGACGCCGCCGAGTGGGTCGAGGCCCTGCACGAGGAGCTGCGCGGCGCCCCGGACGGGACAATCCGCCTGGGGAACCCCGAGCCCTTCCAGGCCCTGGAACGCTCTCGCCTGGAGCGGCGGTTCGGGGACGGGCCCGCCGCGCGGGCACAGGCCCTGGCCCTGAGCGAGGCGGAGCGCGAGACGGACCGGGAGACCTATCAGGCCATGGAGGCCCTGGTCCACAACCTGAACACCATGCACAGCCGCGCCGGGGCCCAAGTGCCCTTCAGCTCGCTCAACTACGGGACGGACACGTCGCCCGAGGGACGCAGCGTCGTGAAGAACCTCCTGCTCGCCACGGAGGCGGGGCTGGGACACGGCGAGACCCCCATCTTTCCCGTGAGCATCTTCAAGGTCAAGGAGGGCGTGAACTACGCGCCGGGCGACCCCAACTACGACCTCTTCCGGCTGGCCTGCCGCGTCAGCGCCAAGCGGCTCTTCCCGAACTTCGCATTCATCGACGCGCCCTTCAACCTCCAATACTACCGTCCGGGGGAGCCCGATACCGAGATCGCCTACATGGGGTGCCGGACGCGCGTCATCGGCAACGTCGCCGACCCCGGCCGCCAGATCGTGACGGGCCGCGGGAACCTGAGCTTCACCAGCGTCAACCTGCCGAGGCTGGGGCTCCTGAGCGGGCGGGACCGGGCCGGGTTCTTCCGGATGCTGGACGACAAAATAGACCTGGTGATCCGCCAGCTCCTGGACCGCCTGGAGATCCAGTCCCGGAAGAAGGTCAAGAACTTCCCGTTCCTGATGGGACAGGGGATCTGGATGGACTCTGAGAAACTGGGCTGGAATGACGAGGTGCGCGAGGTGCTCCGGCACGGCTCGCTGTCCCTGGGGTTCATCGGCCTGGCGGAGTGCCTCAAGGCCCTCACCGGGAAACACCACGGCGAGAGCGAGGCGTCCCAGGCCCTGGGGCTGGAGATCGTCGGGCACATGCGCTCGCGCATGGATGAGGCCTCGCGGAAGCACGGGCTGAACTTCACCCTGCTGGCAACGCCGGCCGAGGGCCTGTCCGGCCGATTCGTCCGGATGGACAGGAAGCGGTTCGGGCCGATCGAGGGGATCACCGACCGCGACTACTACACCAACAGCTTTCACGTCCCCGTGCACCACAATATCCGCGCGTTCGACAAAATCCGCCTGGAGGCGCCCTACCACGAGCTGACGAACGCAGGACACATCACCTACATCGAGATGGACGGAGACCCGTCCCGGAACCTGGACGCGTTCGAGAAGGTCGTGCGCGCCATGAAGGAGGCGGGGATCGGGTACGGGGCCATCAACCACCCGCTGGACCGCGACCCCGTCTGCGGGTACACGGGCGTCATCGACGACGTCTGCCCCGGATGCGGCCGCTCGGAGGGCGGCGTGCGCTTCGAGCGCATCCGCAGGATCACGGGCTACCTGGTGGGGACGCTCGACCGATTCAATGACGCCAAAAAAGCCGAGGAACACGACCGTGTGCACCACACCGGAGCGCACTGAAACCCCTCTCGGGGCTCCGCCCCGAACCCCGCCAAGGGAGCAAGCTCCCTTGGATCCCCTTTATCGTCGTGGGCAGGGGAGCTGCTGCCCCCCAGTCCACGACGATACGAGTGGGGGTGCAGGGGGACTTGTTCCCCTGCTGGGGGTCCAGGGGGCAAAGCCCCCGGAGGCACTTTAATGCGTCTCCGTGTCGCGGGCATCGTCGAGGAGTCGTTCGTGGACGGGCCCGGCATTCGCTTTACGGTGTTCGTGCAGGGCTGTCCGCACCGCTGCCCCGGCTGCCACAACCCGCAGACCCACGCCTACGAGGGCGGGTTCTGGGTAGCGGTGGGGCCGCTCTTGGCACGGATGGAGGAAAACCCGCTGCTGGACGGCCTGAGCCTGAGCGGCGGAGAGCCCTTCGAGCAGGCGGAGCCCCTTGCGGAGCTGGCCGAGGGGGCGCAGGCGCGCGGGTACGACGTGATGACCTGGAGCGGCTACACCTTCGAGTTCCTGATGGCGCACCGGGACGAGCGGCCGGGGTGGCGCCGGCTGCTGGACGCCTCGGACGTCCTCGTGGACGGGCCGTTCCTCATCGCCCAGCGGAGCCTGGGGCTGTCCTACAGGGGCTCCAGGAACCAGCGCATTTTGGACCTTCGGCGTTCCATAGCTGAGAACGCTCCGGTCCTCCGCCCTCTTTGAGCACGGGCAGACCTACGGCCATGGAGTCGCGAGGGCGTCTT is drawn from uncultured Fretibacterium sp. and contains these coding sequences:
- a CDS encoding DUF364 domain-containing protein, whose translation is MWRLYDELIAGIPSGIAVSSYNIACRWTTVVAGGNTGVAHTTHGGGPGRLHRGPLTGMALRDAAALSKSWNFLEATLGVAALNAYYNSWDRVRALPGFEEAGEPRDDIESRTEKNAFYAFRDEIAGKRVAIIGHFPHIEELIAPLCRLSILERDPVPGDYPDSACEYILPEQDYVFITGMTLVNKTLPRLLQICRDAKVSLVGPTVPLSPVLFGHGADNLSGFVCTEPERLDEAIRRGCSMEIFAGGRMVSVDGPRSGRRPG
- a CDS encoding D-Ala-D-Ala carboxypeptidase family metallohydrolase — translated: MRYDVGYFMPEEFLCPCCGEGRASRLLVLWLDLLRRAWGGPVRVNSGYRCTAHNREVGGAPRSRHLVGCAADVAPVLPETGGFFDLARRLCALTGWELIVHDRYVHIAVPVSESEDLWEGGSIFVGLGAL
- a CDS encoding YvrJ family protein; its protein translation is MDGMETFVQAVLQNGFSVAVAAFLLLRMERELRGLREAIERLRHCQTCRFSPLAPDAEEGG
- a CDS encoding DUF2922 domain-containing protein, encoding MATRLKLVFSGAGEKKVTMLFPYARSSATGAEVKALMQGIVADGSIYENVPKGIVGAEFLASTSTPINLG
- a CDS encoding DUF1659 domain-containing protein; this translates as MAVAENAYRSGVSLKLNAGTNAATGRMIVKGCSLGKVRPGADAEAVVRVADLLAAVLEYPVVRMERTEVSTLEKQ
- the yqeC gene encoding selenium cofactor biosynthesis protein YqeC, which gives rise to MVSNIADAGAFFAPFGLGGQGRELVSLVGGGGKTTLLRALGRFLSRSGTTLLTTTTKVAPNDLPLLLLEGYEGPEEDVERIRSALRLHSPLLAAQRHVREGDREKLEGLPPEAVDRLWNGKAADFLICEADGARHKPLKAWADWEPPIPSRTTLLCAVLGADRLGEPLTEDCVHRMALMTERFGFRPGDTLTPDRLAVLLESPHGYLKNAPPAGRRIVLLNRSDLLPPARLYALTRDFLPRTARLLSSWDLLILGSLHALRVEAILMPERGR
- a CDS encoding nucleotidyltransferase family protein, encoding MIALLPAAGLSRRMGTQKLLLPFGAGTVLETVIGNLRAAGLTPILCVLSEATLRGLQPLGEDVTVRINPAPERGYASSLAIALDALGRAEPASLREGPFCLMLGDLPTAQARDMARLRAAFERRPSGYTALAPRRDGRYGHPIFLEGIWRGRLRAAAGDRGGRSILEAHEGEVLTVEGEDGFFDDLDTPEDYRRACRPQV
- a CDS encoding anaerobic ribonucleoside triphosphate reductase; the encoded protein is MFVKIRKRDGREVPFNAEKIAGAILKALAAVADDTGEAARQDTALALTEQVAERMEKELAGCVPQVEEIQDIVENVLIDSGHGRAAKAYILYRARRSQAREMKSRLMNIYEDLTFREAQDNDLKRENANIDGDTAMGTMLRYGSEGAKYFNEIFVLRPEHAEAHRNGDIHIHDMDFLTLTTTCCQIDIKKLFKGGFGTGHGTLREPAGIRSAAALACIALQSNQNDQHGGQSIPMFDFALAPYVARTFKGLYRKNLAKVLGMLPDADDAAEWVEALHEELRGAPDGTIRLGNPEPFQALERSRLERRFGDGPAARAQALALSEAERETDRETYQAMEALVHNLNTMHSRAGAQVPFSSLNYGTDTSPEGRSVVKNLLLATEAGLGHGETPIFPVSIFKVKEGVNYAPGDPNYDLFRLACRVSAKRLFPNFAFIDAPFNLQYYRPGEPDTEIAYMGCRTRVIGNVADPGRQIVTGRGNLSFTSVNLPRLGLLSGRDRAGFFRMLDDKIDLVIRQLLDRLEIQSRKKVKNFPFLMGQGIWMDSEKLGWNDEVREVLRHGSLSLGFIGLAECLKALTGKHHGESEASQALGLEIVGHMRSRMDEASRKHGLNFTLLATPAEGLSGRFVRMDRKRFGPIEGITDRDYYTNSFHVPVHHNIRAFDKIRLEAPYHELTNAGHITYIEMDGDPSRNLDAFEKVVRAMKEAGIGYGAINHPLDRDPVCGYTGVIDDVCPGCGRSEGGVRFERIRRITGYLVGTLDRFNDAKKAEEHDRVHHTGAH
- the nrdG gene encoding anaerobic ribonucleoside-triphosphate reductase activating protein, translating into MRLRVAGIVEESFVDGPGIRFTVFVQGCPHRCPGCHNPQTHAYEGGFWVAVGPLLARMEENPLLDGLSLSGGEPFEQAEPLAELAEGAQARGYDVMTWSGYTFEFLMAHRDERPGWRRLLDASDVLVDGPFLIAQRSLGLSYRGSRNQRILDLRRSIAENAPVLRPL